One genomic window of Pseudomonas chlororaphis subsp. piscium includes the following:
- a CDS encoding heavy-metal-associated domain-containing protein — MQVFNVEGMSCGHCVRAITQAVQSKDPAASVKVDLGAREVGVESRLSADEVISLISEEGYAVKLA; from the coding sequence ATGCAAGTGTTCAATGTCGAAGGTATGTCCTGCGGTCACTGCGTCCGGGCCATCACTCAGGCGGTGCAGAGCAAGGATCCGGCGGCCAGCGTCAAGGTCGATCTCGGGGCCAGGGAAGTGGGTGTGGAAAGCCGCTTGTCCGCCGACGAGGTGATCAGCCTGATCAGCGAAGAAGGCTATGCGGTCAAGCTGGCCTGA
- a CDS encoding putative quinol monooxygenase — protein sequence MSQAFTAIATLVAKSGQQALLQRELTALVQPSREETGCQYYNLHQDAEDPGTFYVLERWDGEAALEFHNATAHFQHFLSQTREVIEHFELKRLLLL from the coding sequence ATGTCGCAAGCCTTTACCGCCATTGCCACCCTTGTCGCGAAGAGCGGCCAGCAAGCCCTGCTCCAACGCGAACTCACCGCCCTGGTGCAACCAAGCCGTGAAGAAACCGGCTGCCAGTACTACAACCTGCACCAGGATGCCGAAGACCCAGGCACCTTTTATGTACTGGAGCGCTGGGACGGCGAGGCGGCCCTGGAGTTTCACAACGCCACGGCGCACTTCCAGCACTTTCTCAGCCAGACCCGCGAGGTGATCGAGCACTTCGAACTCAAACGCCTGCTGCTCCTCTGA
- a CDS encoding MFS transporter, translating to MASQGYSAAERLERLPISGYHRVIFIIIALAFFFDSMDLAMMTFLLGSIKAEFGLSTAQAGLLASSSFFGMVVGASLSGMLADRFGRKPVFQWSIVLWGIASYLCSTAQTVDSLTLFRVLLGIGMGMEFPIAQSMLSEMIPAKRRGRYIALMDGFWPLGFVAAGVLSYFLLPLIGWRDIFLVLAIPAVFVLAIRFFIPESPRWLEQAGRHADADQVLRRIEDKVRASLQRVDLPEPVRLPRVESVPGHFFSALREIWSPLYRQRTMMIWSVWFFALLGFYGLTSWLSALLQQSGFAVTQSVYYTVLISLGGIPGFLMAAWLVERWGRKPVCVFTLLGGGVMAFFYGQSAVFGGNVALLISSGLLMQFFLFGMWAVLYTYTPELYPTSARATGSGFASAVGRIGSLLGPLVTGVVFPMTGQGGVFALGALCFAVAAAVVWLFGMETRGKTLEELSEVGV from the coding sequence ATGGCAAGTCAGGGATACAGTGCGGCGGAGCGTCTGGAACGCTTGCCCATCAGCGGTTATCACCGAGTCATTTTCATCATCATCGCCCTGGCGTTTTTCTTCGACTCCATGGACCTGGCGATGATGACCTTCCTGCTCGGCTCGATCAAAGCCGAGTTCGGCCTGAGCACGGCCCAGGCCGGCCTGCTGGCCAGTTCGAGTTTCTTCGGCATGGTGGTCGGCGCATCACTGTCGGGCATGCTCGCCGACCGCTTCGGGCGCAAGCCGGTGTTCCAGTGGAGCATCGTGCTCTGGGGCATCGCCAGTTACCTGTGCTCCACGGCGCAGACGGTGGACAGCCTGACCCTGTTCCGGGTGCTGCTGGGGATCGGCATGGGCATGGAGTTTCCCATTGCCCAGTCGATGCTGTCGGAGATGATCCCGGCCAAGCGGCGCGGGCGCTATATCGCCTTGATGGACGGCTTCTGGCCGCTGGGTTTCGTCGCGGCGGGCGTGCTCTCCTACTTCCTGCTGCCACTGATCGGCTGGCGCGACATCTTCCTGGTCCTGGCGATCCCGGCGGTGTTCGTGCTGGCGATCCGTTTCTTCATTCCCGAGTCGCCCCGCTGGCTGGAACAGGCCGGGCGGCACGCCGATGCCGACCAGGTGCTGCGGCGGATCGAGGATAAGGTCCGCGCCTCGTTGCAGCGCGTGGATCTGCCCGAGCCGGTGCGCCTGCCGCGGGTAGAAAGCGTGCCGGGGCATTTCTTCTCGGCCTTGCGCGAGATCTGGTCGCCGCTCTATCGCCAACGCACGATGATGATCTGGAGCGTGTGGTTCTTTGCCCTGCTGGGTTTTTACGGCCTGACCTCGTGGCTCAGTGCCCTGTTGCAGCAGTCGGGTTTCGCCGTGACCCAGTCGGTGTACTACACGGTGCTGATTTCCCTCGGCGGGATTCCCGGTTTCCTCATGGCCGCCTGGCTGGTGGAGCGCTGGGGGCGCAAGCCGGTGTGCGTGTTCACCCTGTTGGGCGGTGGGGTCATGGCGTTTTTCTACGGGCAGAGCGCGGTGTTCGGCGGCAACGTGGCACTGTTGATCAGCTCCGGCCTGTTGATGCAGTTCTTCCTGTTCGGCATGTGGGCGGTGCTCTACACCTATACGCCTGAGTTGTATCCCACCTCGGCGCGGGCTACCGGTTCCGGGTTCGCCTCGGCGGTGGGGCGCATCGGTTCGTTGCTCGGGCCTTTGGTGACCGGCGTGGTGTTCCCTATGACCGGGCAGGGTGGGGTATTCGCCCTGGGCGCGCTGTGTTTCGCGGTCGCCGCGGCGGTGGTCTGGCTGTTCGGGATGGAGACCCGGGGCAAGACGCTGGAAGAGTTGAGCGAAGTCGGCGTTTGA
- a CDS encoding LysR family transcriptional regulator: protein MLRFDDLQLFVRAADLGSLSAAARVMDLSAAVASAALKRIEQQLGARLLARSTRSLRLTAEGEGFLEYARAALSNLEEGRRLLASGQDQVSGVLQLSAPSDFGRNLLLPWLDQFQQEHPRLTVRLLLGDRIADLFRQPVDIALRYGEPEDSSLVALPVAPQNRRVLVAAPEYLARHGEPRQLEQLAQHNCLLYMLGSRVHDHWSFHDGKREVGLTVSGDRFSDDADVVRLWAVAGRGIAYKSWLDVAADVLAGRLRVLMPELRCERAPLNLLCAHRAQLSKPVKLLRDMLQARCAEISAHYPKPTHADQ from the coding sequence ATGCTGCGATTCGATGACCTGCAATTGTTCGTGCGCGCCGCCGACCTCGGCAGCCTGTCCGCCGCGGCGCGGGTCATGGACCTGTCGGCGGCGGTGGCCAGCGCCGCCCTCAAGCGTATCGAGCAGCAACTCGGCGCCCGGCTGCTGGCACGTTCGACCCGCAGCCTGCGCCTGACCGCCGAGGGCGAAGGGTTTCTCGAATACGCCCGCGCGGCCCTGAGCAACCTGGAGGAGGGGCGGCGCCTGCTGGCCAGCGGGCAGGATCAGGTCAGCGGCGTTCTCCAGCTGTCCGCGCCTTCGGACTTCGGCCGCAACCTGTTGCTGCCCTGGCTCGACCAATTCCAGCAGGAACATCCCCGGCTGACTGTGCGCCTGCTGCTGGGCGACCGCATCGCCGACCTGTTTCGCCAACCGGTGGACATCGCCCTGCGTTACGGCGAACCGGAAGACTCCAGCCTGGTGGCCCTGCCGGTCGCGCCGCAGAACCGCCGGGTGCTGGTGGCCGCCCCCGAGTACCTGGCCCGCCATGGCGAGCCGCGTCAGTTGGAGCAACTGGCCCAGCACAATTGCCTGCTCTACATGCTCGGCAGCCGGGTGCACGACCACTGGAGTTTCCATGACGGCAAGCGCGAGGTCGGCCTGACGGTCAGCGGCGACCGTTTCAGCGACGATGCCGATGTGGTGCGCCTGTGGGCCGTGGCGGGGCGGGGCATCGCCTACAAGTCCTGGCTCGACGTGGCGGCCGATGTGCTGGCCGGGCGGCTCAGGGTGCTGATGCCGGAGCTGCGCTGCGAACGGGCACCGCTGAACCTGTTGTGCGCCCATCGGGCGCAGTTGAGCAAACCGGTGAAGCTGCTGCGGGACATGTTGCAGGCGCGCTGCGCTGAAATTTCCGCGCATTACCCCAAGCCCACCCACGCCGATCAATGA
- a CDS encoding multidrug effflux MFS transporter yields the protein MNLRTILILGALSAFGPLAIDFYLPAFPAMALAFGTDEKHVQLTLAAYFLGLSIGQLAYGPVADRFGRRIPLLVGVGLFTLASLACAYAPNLEWLIGARFVQALGGCAGMVISRAVVSDKCDAVGSAKVFSQLMLVMGLAPILAPMLGGLLVNLYGWQSIFIMLTLFSAMAGLAVALGLPESLPAQVPRQPLSGALRQYGRLLADRVFLGHALTGGIAIAGMFAYIAGSPFVFIKLYGVPAEHFGWFFGINAGGFILVAQINARLLAKRGPAFLLARTVWLYLLGGLALLAVSSLHPAQLWPLLVPLFICIASLGCIIPNASACAMNGQGARAGSASAMLGCLQFSVAAGAAALVGVLHDGSAVPMATVISLCGILVVTLAMVTRKLQNARALQAAQL from the coding sequence ATGAACCTTCGCACAATCCTGATTCTCGGCGCCTTGAGCGCCTTCGGTCCTCTGGCCATCGACTTCTATCTGCCGGCGTTCCCGGCGATGGCGCTGGCCTTTGGCACCGATGAAAAACACGTCCAGCTGACCCTGGCGGCCTACTTCCTCGGCCTGTCCATCGGCCAGCTGGCCTACGGCCCCGTGGCTGACCGCTTTGGCCGGCGCATCCCGTTGCTGGTCGGGGTGGGGCTGTTCACCCTGGCGTCCCTGGCCTGTGCCTACGCGCCGAACCTGGAGTGGTTGATCGGTGCGCGCTTTGTCCAGGCGCTTGGCGGCTGCGCGGGCATGGTGATTTCCCGGGCGGTGGTCAGCGACAAGTGCGATGCGGTGGGTTCGGCCAAGGTGTTTTCCCAGCTGATGCTGGTCATGGGCCTGGCGCCGATCCTGGCGCCGATGCTCGGCGGTCTGCTGGTGAATCTCTACGGCTGGCAGTCGATCTTTATCATGCTGACCCTGTTCAGCGCCATGGCCGGCCTGGCGGTGGCGCTGGGCTTGCCGGAAAGCCTGCCGGCCCAGGTGCCGCGCCAGCCGTTGTCCGGGGCCTTGCGTCAGTACGGTCGGCTGCTGGCTGACCGGGTGTTTCTCGGCCATGCCCTGACTGGGGGCATCGCCATCGCCGGGATGTTCGCCTACATCGCCGGTTCGCCTTTCGTCTTTATCAAACTCTACGGCGTGCCGGCCGAGCACTTCGGCTGGTTCTTCGGGATCAACGCCGGCGGCTTCATCCTGGTGGCGCAGATCAATGCGCGATTGCTGGCCAAGCGCGGTCCTGCCTTCCTGCTGGCACGCACGGTGTGGCTCTACCTGTTGGGCGGTCTGGCGCTGCTCGCCGTCAGTTCGCTGCACCCGGCACAACTCTGGCCGCTGCTGGTGCCGCTGTTCATTTGCATCGCCAGCCTGGGTTGCATCATTCCCAATGCCTCGGCCTGTGCCATGAACGGTCAGGGCGCACGGGCCGGCAGTGCCTCGGCGATGCTCGGCTGCCTGCAGTTCAGCGTGGCGGCCGGCGCCGCGGCGCTGGTGGGCGTGCTGCACGACGGCAGCGCCGTGCCGATGGCGACGGTCATCAGCCTGTGTGGGATTCTGGTGGTGACGCTGGCGATGGTCACCCGGAAATTGCAGAACGCCAGGGCGCTGCAAGCCGCTCAGCTGTAA
- a CDS encoding zinc-binding alcohol dehydrogenase family protein, whose protein sequence is MKAIAYYASLPIDNPLSLQDIELPEPVAGPRDLLVEVKAISVNPVDTKVRQNVQPEGGAAKVLGWDVAGVVKAVGSEVSLFKAGDKVFYAGSIARAGGNSELHVVDERIVGHMPKSLGFAEAAALPLTAITAWELLFERLQIAEGPADQQQSLLIVGAAGGVGSILTQLASQLTGLKVIGTASRAETQGWVRELGADLVIDHSQPLSQELKKAGQASVTHVASLTQTDAHLDELVEALAPQGRLALIDDPKTLDVTKLKRKSLSLHWEFMYTRSLFETADMQEQHKLLNRVAELIDAGTLKTTLGEHFGTINAANLRRAHAFLESGKAKGKIVLEGF, encoded by the coding sequence ATGAAAGCCATCGCCTACTACGCCTCCCTGCCGATCGACAATCCCCTGTCCCTGCAAGACATCGAACTGCCGGAACCGGTCGCCGGCCCGCGCGACCTGCTGGTGGAAGTCAAAGCCATCTCGGTCAACCCGGTGGACACCAAGGTCCGCCAGAACGTCCAGCCTGAAGGCGGCGCCGCCAAGGTGCTGGGCTGGGACGTGGCCGGGGTGGTCAAGGCGGTGGGCAGCGAAGTCAGCCTGTTCAAGGCCGGTGACAAGGTGTTCTATGCCGGCTCGATCGCCCGCGCCGGTGGCAACAGCGAACTGCATGTGGTGGACGAACGCATCGTCGGCCATATGCCCAAGAGCCTGGGGTTCGCCGAAGCCGCCGCCCTGCCGCTGACCGCGATCACCGCCTGGGAACTGCTGTTCGAGCGCCTGCAAATCGCCGAAGGCCCGGCCGATCAGCAGCAGAGCCTGTTGATCGTCGGCGCGGCCGGCGGCGTGGGTTCGATCCTCACCCAACTGGCCAGCCAGCTCACCGGCCTCAAGGTCATAGGCACTGCCTCGCGCGCTGAAACCCAAGGCTGGGTGCGGGAGTTGGGTGCCGACCTGGTGATCGACCACAGCCAGCCGCTGAGCCAGGAACTGAAGAAGGCCGGCCAGGCCAGCGTCACCCATGTCGCCAGCCTGACCCAGACCGACGCGCACCTGGACGAACTGGTCGAGGCCCTCGCGCCACAGGGTCGGCTGGCGCTGATCGACGATCCGAAAACCCTCGACGTGACCAAGCTCAAGCGCAAGAGCCTGTCGCTGCACTGGGAGTTCATGTACACCCGCTCGCTGTTCGAGACCGCGGACATGCAGGAGCAGCACAAGCTGCTCAACCGCGTCGCCGAGCTGATCGACGCCGGCACCTTGAAGACCACCCTCGGCGAGCACTTCGGCACCATCAACGCGGCCAACCTGCGGCGCGCTCATGCCTTTCTGGAAAGCGGCAAGGCCAAGGGCAAGATAGTGCTGGAAGGGTTCTGA